One part of the Streptomyces lienomycini genome encodes these proteins:
- a CDS encoding sensor histidine kinase, whose protein sequence is MPLGRGVLFWGAVALPSVTADLVGMNEPRALWQQSAGLAVLGVAVALARRRPLAAYALTAGLSLAAAPALFSVSYGPALGVLALLLGLRARRPHPAVAGFVGTGVVGVARIGLTGADPVPETLVLSGTLLFGSVFPWLIGRYWRQSRTLAEAGWLRAARLEDRQRHAEERARLRERARIAQDMHDSLGHELSLLALRAAALQVAPGLAADHRAAAAALRAAAADATDHLHRIIGVLREDDEPAPLAPADESVEELVARAAESGLPVRWEPQPASAPAPEPAGIAARLLHRIVREALTNAARHAPGAPVVVAVRAQASGTAVTVTNDRSAEPAAPSSGGSGLLGLRAAVTAVGGDFRAGPHEDGFRVRAYVPAQWGAAHAAHAVPSSPPASSAPFAHARRRVALGLGAAAGAGAVLVGAAFGWYAFTETRSVLTPGAYAELRPGTPYDAIAAALPEREAHDPPTDRAPAPPKGADCRYYRASGELLVSVDHFRLCFDARGELVAKDVVPGAGRPDATSHETSHETSHVTSHETSEEHAP, encoded by the coding sequence GTGCCGCTGGGCAGGGGCGTGCTGTTCTGGGGGGCCGTCGCGCTGCCCTCGGTCACCGCGGACCTGGTCGGGATGAACGAGCCGCGTGCCCTCTGGCAGCAGTCGGCCGGTCTGGCGGTGCTCGGCGTGGCCGTCGCGCTCGCCCGACGGCGGCCGCTCGCCGCGTACGCGCTGACCGCGGGCCTGAGCCTGGCCGCCGCCCCGGCTCTGTTCAGCGTGTCCTACGGCCCCGCCCTCGGCGTCCTCGCCCTGCTCCTCGGCCTGCGCGCGCGGCGCCCGCACCCCGCGGTGGCCGGCTTCGTCGGCACCGGTGTCGTCGGCGTCGCCCGGATCGGGCTGACCGGCGCCGACCCGGTGCCCGAGACGCTGGTCCTGAGCGGCACGCTGCTCTTCGGCAGCGTCTTCCCCTGGCTGATCGGACGCTACTGGCGGCAGAGCCGCACCCTCGCCGAGGCCGGCTGGCTCAGGGCGGCCCGACTGGAGGACCGGCAACGGCACGCCGAGGAACGGGCCAGGCTCCGCGAACGGGCCCGTATCGCCCAGGACATGCACGACTCCCTCGGCCACGAACTGAGCCTGCTCGCGCTGCGCGCCGCCGCCCTCCAGGTCGCCCCCGGCCTCGCCGCCGACCACCGTGCCGCCGCGGCCGCTCTGCGCGCCGCCGCCGCGGACGCCACCGACCACCTGCACCGCATCATCGGCGTACTGCGCGAGGACGACGAGCCCGCCCCGCTCGCCCCGGCGGACGAGAGCGTCGAGGAACTCGTCGCCCGGGCCGCCGAGTCGGGACTCCCCGTCCGCTGGGAACCCCAGCCCGCCTCGGCGCCCGCCCCGGAACCCGCCGGCATCGCCGCACGCCTGCTCCACCGGATCGTGCGCGAGGCGCTCACCAACGCGGCCCGGCACGCGCCGGGCGCCCCCGTCGTCGTCGCGGTCCGCGCCCAGGCGTCCGGCACCGCCGTCACCGTCACCAACGACCGGTCCGCCGAGCCCGCCGCCCCCTCGTCGGGAGGCTCGGGGCTGCTGGGGCTGCGCGCCGCCGTGACCGCGGTCGGCGGCGACTTCCGCGCGGGCCCGCACGAGGACGGCTTCCGCGTCCGGGCGTACGTCCCCGCCCAGTGGGGCGCCGCCCACGCCGCCCACGCCGTCCCCAGCTCCCCGCCCGCCTCCTCGGCGCCCTTCGCGCACGCCCGCCGCCGCGTCGCGCTGGGGCTGGGGGCCGCGGCCGGTGCGGGAGCCGTCCTGGTCGGCGCGGCGTTCGGCTGGTACGCGTTCACCGAGACGCGGTCGGTACTCACCCCGGGCGCGTACGCCGAACTGCGCCCGGGCACGCCGTACGACGCGATCGCCGCCGCCCTGCCGGAGCGCGAGGCCCACGATCCGCCGACCGACCGCGCCCCGGCGCCACCCAAGGGCGCCGACTGCCGGTACTACCGGGCGAGCGGCGAACTCCTCGTCTCCGTCGACCACTTCCGGCTCTGCTTCGACGCCCGGGGCGAGCTGGTCGCCAAGGACGTCGTCCCCGGCGCCGGACGACCCGACGCGACATCCCACGAGACATCCCACGAGACATCCCACGTGACATCCCACGAGACATCCGAGGAGCACGCGCCGTGA
- a CDS encoding response regulator transcription factor codes for MIRVLLADDETMVRAGVRAILASGGESEVVAEAGDGREAVELTHAHRPDVALLDIRMPRLDGLAAAREIVRTAPGTAVAMLTTFSEQSYVARALSAGATGFLLKSGDPYELMAGVRAVAQGAAFLSPKVARYVVEDLGRGAGGGRLAREDRARTRVARLSPREREVLGLVGAGLSNPEIAARLHLVEGTVKAYVSAVLDRLEVRNRVQAAIVAYEAGLVGTDT; via the coding sequence GTGATCCGGGTACTGCTGGCCGACGACGAGACGATGGTGCGCGCCGGGGTGCGCGCCATCCTGGCGAGCGGCGGCGAGAGCGAGGTCGTCGCCGAGGCCGGTGACGGCCGCGAGGCGGTCGAACTGACCCACGCGCACCGCCCCGACGTGGCCCTGCTGGACATCCGCATGCCCCGCCTGGACGGACTCGCGGCGGCGCGGGAGATCGTGCGGACCGCACCCGGCACCGCCGTCGCCATGCTCACCACCTTCTCCGAGCAGAGCTATGTCGCCCGCGCCCTGTCCGCCGGCGCCACCGGCTTCCTGCTCAAGTCCGGTGACCCCTATGAACTGATGGCCGGTGTGCGGGCCGTCGCCCAGGGCGCCGCGTTCCTGTCCCCCAAGGTCGCCCGGTACGTCGTCGAGGACCTCGGCAGGGGCGCCGGTGGCGGCCGCCTGGCCCGCGAGGACCGCGCCCGCACCCGTGTGGCACGGCTCAGCCCCCGGGAGCGCGAGGTCCTCGGCCTCGTCGGCGCCGGCCTGTCCAACCCGGAGATCGCCGCCCGCCTCCACCTGGTCGAGGGCACCGTGAAGGCGTACGTGAGCGCGGTCCTGGACCGGCTGGAGGTACGCAACCGGGTCCAGGCGGCGATCGTGGCGTACGAGGCGGGACTCGTCGGGACGGACACCTGA
- a CDS encoding phosphatase PAP2 family protein yields MTLGDFADDGLYRDITGFAQDTPAWVRHTAEVWTEAGILVFGALFVAAWWRSRRGDTRAFAIAVLAPVATAVAYVCSELLKSGFTEERPCRAVAGAVPSLAECPPTGDWSFPSNHATIAGASAVALVLVRRAIVWLTVPLALLMAFSRVFVGVHYPHDVAAGLLLGALVAAAAVRLGVRPATRLAGALRGSTAPAVRWLTGPGPAAAAPPAAYAASHRRR; encoded by the coding sequence ATGACTTTGGGAGACTTCGCAGACGACGGGCTGTACCGCGACATCACCGGCTTCGCCCAGGACACCCCGGCATGGGTCCGGCACACGGCGGAGGTGTGGACGGAGGCGGGCATCCTGGTGTTCGGGGCGCTGTTCGTCGCCGCCTGGTGGCGCTCGCGCCGCGGTGACACCCGGGCGTTCGCTATCGCGGTCCTTGCACCTGTGGCCACGGCTGTGGCGTACGTGTGCAGCGAGCTGCTCAAGTCCGGCTTCACGGAGGAGCGTCCGTGCCGGGCGGTCGCCGGTGCGGTCCCGTCGCTGGCCGAGTGTCCGCCGACCGGCGACTGGTCCTTCCCGAGCAACCACGCGACGATCGCAGGCGCTTCCGCCGTCGCCCTGGTCCTGGTCCGGCGGGCGATCGTGTGGCTGACGGTGCCGCTCGCCCTGCTGATGGCCTTCTCGCGGGTCTTCGTCGGCGTGCACTACCCGCACGACGTCGCCGCCGGGCTGCTGCTCGGCGCCCTGGTCGCCGCCGCGGCCGTACGTCTGGGCGTCCGCCCGGCGACGCGGCTGGCCGGGGCGCTGCGGGGTTCGACGGCGCCCGCGGTGCGGTGGCTGACCGGGCCCGGTCCGGCCGCCGCGGCGCCGCCGGCCGCGTACGCCGCCTCGCACCGGCGTCGTTGA
- the disA gene encoding DNA integrity scanning diadenylate cyclase DisA → MAANDRAAAPGKSGGSAGADGLMRASLSAVAPGTSLRDGLERVLRGNTGGLMVLGSDKTVESMCTGGFVLDVEFTATRLRELCKLDGGIVLSSDLSKILRAGVQLLPDPTIPTEETGTRHRTADRVSKQVGFPVVSVSQSMRLIALYVDGQRRVLEDSAAILSRANQALATLERYKLRLDEVAGTLSALEIEDLVTVRDVSAVAQRLEMVRRIATEIAEYVVELGTDGRLLALQLDELIAGVEPERELVVRDYVPEPTAKRSRTVDEALAELDKLSHAELLELSTVARALGYTGSPETLDSAVSPRGFRLLAKVPRLPGAIIDRLVEHFGGLQKLLAASVDDLQTVDGVGEARARSVREGLSRLAESSILERYV, encoded by the coding sequence GTGGCAGCCAACGACCGGGCAGCAGCTCCCGGAAAGTCCGGTGGGAGTGCCGGTGCCGATGGCCTGATGCGCGCCTCGCTCAGCGCCGTGGCGCCCGGGACGTCCCTGCGGGACGGCCTGGAGCGGGTCCTGCGCGGCAACACCGGCGGTCTGATGGTGCTGGGCTCCGACAAGACCGTCGAGTCGATGTGCACGGGCGGCTTCGTGCTGGACGTGGAGTTCACCGCGACCCGGCTGCGCGAGCTGTGCAAGCTGGACGGCGGCATCGTGCTGTCCTCGGACCTGTCGAAGATCCTGCGGGCGGGGGTGCAGCTCCTGCCGGATCCGACGATCCCCACGGAGGAGACCGGCACCCGGCACCGCACCGCGGACCGCGTCAGCAAGCAGGTCGGCTTCCCCGTCGTCTCCGTGTCGCAGTCGATGCGGCTGATCGCGCTGTACGTGGACGGCCAGCGGCGCGTGCTGGAGGACTCGGCGGCGATCCTGTCCCGGGCCAACCAGGCACTGGCGACGCTGGAGCGGTACAAGCTGCGGCTCGACGAGGTCGCCGGCACCCTCTCGGCGCTGGAGATCGAGGACCTGGTGACGGTGCGGGACGTCTCGGCGGTCGCGCAGCGGCTGGAGATGGTGCGCCGGATCGCCACCGAGATCGCCGAGTACGTGGTGGAACTGGGGACGGACGGACGGCTGCTGGCCCTGCAGTTGGACGAGCTGATCGCCGGTGTGGAGCCCGAGCGCGAGCTGGTCGTGCGGGACTACGTGCCCGAGCCGACAGCGAAGCGGTCCCGTACGGTCGACGAGGCGCTGGCCGAGCTGGACAAGCTCAGCCACGCCGAGCTGCTGGAACTGTCGACGGTGGCCCGGGCCCTGGGCTACACCGGGTCGCCCGAGACGCTGGACTCGGCGGTGTCGCCGCGCGGGTTCCGGCTGCTGGCGAAGGTGCCCCGGCTGCCCGGCGCGATCATCGACCGGCTGGTGGAGCACTTCGGCGGTCTGCAGAAGCTGCTCGCGGCGAGTGTGGACGACCTCCAGACGGTGGACGGGGTCGGCGAGGCGCGGGCGCGCAGCGTGCGGGAGGGGCTGTCGCGGCTGGCCGAGTCGTCGATCCTGGAGCGCTACGTCTGA
- the radA gene encoding DNA repair protein RadA: MAARTKSAKERPSYRCTECGWQTAKWLGRCPECQAWGTVEEYGTPAVRTTTPGRVTTSAVPIGQVDVRQATARSTGVPELDRVLGGGLVPGAVVLVAGEPGVGKSTLLLDVAAKSASDEHRTLYVTGEESASQVRLRADRIHAIDDHLYLAAETDLAAVLGHLDAVKPSLLILDSVQTVASPEIDGAPGGMAQVREVAGALIRASKERGMSTLLVGHVTKDGAIAGPRLLEHLVDVVLHFEGDRHARLRLVRGVKNRYGTTDEVGCFELHDEGITGLADPSGLFLTRRAEPVPGTCLTVTLEGRRPLVAEVQALTVDSQIPSPRRTTSGLETSRVSMMLAVLEQRGRISALGKRDIYSATVGGVKLSEPAADLAVALALASAASDTPLPKNLVAIGEVGLAGEVRRVTGVQRRLSEAHRLGFTHALVPADPGRVPDGMKVLEVADMGDALRVLPRSRRREATREAEDRR; this comes from the coding sequence ATGGCTGCCCGTACGAAGTCCGCCAAGGAACGGCCGTCCTACCGCTGCACCGAGTGCGGCTGGCAGACGGCCAAGTGGCTCGGCCGCTGCCCCGAATGCCAGGCATGGGGCACGGTCGAGGAGTACGGCACGCCCGCCGTGCGTACGACCACTCCGGGGCGTGTGACCACGTCCGCCGTGCCGATCGGGCAGGTCGACGTGCGGCAGGCGACCGCCCGCTCCACCGGCGTGCCCGAGCTGGACCGGGTGCTCGGCGGCGGCCTGGTGCCCGGTGCCGTGGTGCTCGTCGCGGGCGAGCCCGGCGTCGGCAAGTCCACGCTGCTGCTCGACGTGGCGGCCAAGTCCGCGAGCGACGAGCACCGGACGTTGTACGTCACGGGTGAGGAGTCGGCGAGCCAGGTGCGGCTGCGGGCCGACCGGATCCACGCCATCGACGACCACCTGTACCTGGCCGCCGAGACCGATCTCGCGGCGGTGCTCGGGCACCTGGACGCGGTGAAGCCGTCGCTGCTGATCCTCGACTCCGTGCAGACGGTGGCCTCGCCCGAGATCGACGGCGCCCCCGGCGGCATGGCGCAGGTGCGGGAGGTGGCGGGCGCGCTGATCCGGGCCTCCAAGGAGCGCGGGATGTCCACGCTGCTGGTGGGCCACGTCACCAAGGACGGGGCCATCGCCGGGCCGCGGCTCCTCGAGCACCTCGTGGACGTCGTGCTGCACTTCGAGGGCGACCGGCACGCGCGCCTGAGGCTGGTGCGGGGCGTCAAGAACCGGTACGGCACCACCGACGAGGTCGGCTGCTTCGAGTTGCACGACGAGGGCATCACCGGGCTCGCCGACCCCAGCGGGCTGTTCCTCACCCGGCGTGCCGAGCCCGTGCCCGGCACCTGTCTGACCGTCACCCTGGAGGGCCGCCGCCCGCTGGTGGCCGAGGTGCAGGCGCTGACCGTCGACTCGCAGATCCCCTCCCCCCGGCGCACGACCTCCGGCCTGGAGACGTCGCGGGTGTCGATGATGCTGGCGGTGCTGGAGCAGCGCGGGCGGATCAGCGCCCTGGGCAAGAGGGACATCTACAGCGCGACGGTCGGCGGGGTGAAGCTCTCCGAGCCGGCCGCCGACCTCGCCGTCGCGCTGGCGCTGGCCAGTGCGGCGAGTGACACTCCGCTGCCCAAGAACCTCGTCGCGATCGGCGAGGTCGGCCTCGCCGGCGAGGTGAGACGGGTCACGGGCGTGCAGCGCAGGCTCTCCGAAGCACACCGGCTGGGCTTCACACACGCCCTGGTACCGGCCGATCCCGGCAGGGTCCCCGACGGCATGAAGGTCCTGGAAGTCGCGGACATGGGGGACGCCCTGCGGGTGCTCCCCCGCTCGCGTCGTCGAGAGGCCACCCGGGAGGCGGAGGACCGCCGGTAG
- a CDS encoding Ppx/GppA phosphatase family protein: MRLGVLDVGSNTVHLLVVDAHPGARPLPAHSHKAELRLAQLLDEDGAIGPDGVDRLVAVVREALQAAEDKGVEDLLPFATSAVREASNADDVLARVRQETGVELTVLSGAEEARLTFLAVRRWFGWSAGRLLVLDIGGGSLEIAYGIDEEPDAAVSLPLGAGRLTAARLPDDPPHPDDVRALRRHVRTEIARTVGEFSRFGAPDHVVATSKTFRQLARITGAARSAEGLYVQRELKRASLEAWVPRLGAMTSAERAELPGVSEGRANQLLAGALVAEAAMDLFHVESLEICPWALREGVILRRLDHMGQE, encoded by the coding sequence ATGAGACTCGGTGTCCTCGACGTGGGTTCGAACACGGTGCATCTGCTGGTGGTGGACGCCCACCCCGGCGCCCGCCCGCTGCCCGCCCACTCGCACAAGGCGGAACTGCGCCTCGCCCAGCTCCTCGACGAGGACGGGGCGATCGGCCCCGACGGCGTCGACCGGCTCGTCGCGGTCGTCCGGGAGGCGCTCCAGGCCGCCGAGGACAAGGGCGTCGAGGACCTCCTGCCGTTCGCCACCTCGGCCGTGCGCGAGGCGAGCAACGCCGACGACGTCCTCGCGCGCGTGCGCCAGGAGACCGGCGTCGAGCTGACGGTCCTCAGCGGCGCCGAGGAGGCCCGGCTGACCTTCCTCGCCGTCCGCCGCTGGTTCGGCTGGTCGGCGGGCCGCCTGCTGGTCCTCGACATCGGCGGCGGCTCCCTGGAGATCGCCTACGGCATCGACGAGGAGCCCGACGCCGCCGTGTCGCTGCCGCTCGGCGCGGGCCGGCTGACCGCCGCCCGGCTGCCCGACGACCCGCCCCACCCGGACGACGTCAGGGCGCTGCGCCGCCACGTCCGCACCGAGATCGCCCGCACCGTCGGCGAGTTCAGCCGCTTCGGCGCCCCCGACCACGTGGTCGCCACCTCCAAGACCTTCCGGCAGCTGGCCCGCATCACCGGCGCCGCCCGCTCCGCGGAGGGCCTCTACGTCCAGCGCGAGCTGAAACGCGCCTCCCTGGAGGCATGGGTGCCCCGCCTGGGCGCCATGACCAGCGCCGAGCGCGCCGAACTCCCCGGCGTCTCCGAGGGCCGCGCGAACCAGCTCCTGGCCGGCGCCCTGGTGGCCGAGGCCGCGATGGACCTCTTCCACGTCGAGAGCCTGGAGATCTGCCCGTGGGCGCTCAGAGAGGGCGTGATCCTACGGCGCCTGGATCACATGGGCCAGGAATAA
- a CDS encoding sugar phosphate isomerase/epimerase family protein — MANPRDVTRIADAKVALSTASVYPESTATAFEIAARLGYDGVEVMVWTDPVSQDIDALRRLSDYHRMPILAVHAPCLLITQRVWSTDPWVKLQRARAAAEKLGASAVVVHPPFRWQRQYARDFVDGVWRMANETDVRFAVENMYPWRYRDREMQAYAPDWDVTKDDYRHFTIDLSHAATSRTDALDMLDRMGDRLGHVHLADGKGSAKDEHLVPGRGNQPCAEVLEHLAHTGFDGHVVIEVNTRRAMSGAEREADLAEALAFTREHLTRSASPLAGGRAARTDRR; from the coding sequence GTGGCAAATCCCAGGGACGTGACCCGCATCGCGGACGCGAAGGTCGCCCTGTCGACGGCTTCCGTCTACCCGGAGTCGACGGCGACGGCCTTCGAGATCGCCGCACGCCTCGGTTACGACGGCGTCGAGGTGATGGTCTGGACGGACCCGGTCAGCCAGGACATCGACGCGCTGCGCAGACTCAGCGACTACCACCGCATGCCGATACTCGCCGTGCACGCACCGTGTCTGCTCATCACCCAGCGCGTCTGGTCCACCGACCCCTGGGTCAAGCTCCAGCGCGCCCGCGCCGCCGCCGAGAAGCTCGGCGCGTCCGCCGTGGTGGTGCATCCCCCGTTCCGCTGGCAGCGCCAGTACGCGCGGGACTTCGTCGACGGCGTCTGGCGGATGGCGAACGAGACGGACGTCCGCTTCGCCGTCGAGAACATGTACCCCTGGCGCTACCGCGACCGCGAGATGCAGGCGTACGCCCCCGACTGGGACGTGACCAAGGACGACTACCGGCACTTCACGATCGACCTCAGTCACGCCGCCACCTCCCGCACCGACGCCCTCGACATGCTCGACCGCATGGGTGACCGCCTCGGCCACGTCCACCTGGCCGACGGCAAGGGCTCCGCCAAGGACGAGCACCTCGTCCCCGGCCGCGGCAACCAGCCCTGCGCCGAGGTGCTGGAACACCTCGCGCACACCGGCTTCGACGGGCACGTCGTCATCGAGGTCAACACCAGGCGCGCGATGTCCGGCGCCGAACGTGAGGCCGACCTCGCCGAGGCGCTGGCCTTCACCCGCGAGCACCTGACGCGGTCGGCGTCCCCGCTCGCGGGAGGCCGGGCGGCACGGACGGACCGCCGGTGA
- a CDS encoding TetR/AcrR family transcriptional regulator: MSDAGGTTRRRGRPRGTESAGTRDRILATAREEFSERGYEKTSVRGIAKAAGVDPALVHHYFGTKEQVFEAAVEVAFAPAMDAPETIAEGPLDAVGERLTRFVLGVWENPATRAPLLAILRSAVNNETAATVFRRLIVGRLLRRVAAQLNLPDAELRVELAAAQLVGCAMLRYVIRVEPLASADPEQIVARLAPVVQGHLTGP, encoded by the coding sequence GTGAGCGACGCCGGCGGGACCACCCGCCGCCGCGGCCGCCCCCGCGGTACGGAATCCGCCGGCACCCGCGACCGCATCCTCGCCACCGCCCGCGAGGAGTTCTCCGAGCGCGGCTACGAGAAGACCTCCGTCCGCGGCATCGCCAAGGCGGCGGGCGTCGACCCGGCGCTGGTGCACCACTACTTCGGCACCAAGGAGCAGGTCTTCGAGGCGGCCGTCGAGGTCGCCTTCGCCCCCGCCATGGATGCCCCCGAGACGATCGCCGAGGGCCCTCTGGACGCGGTCGGCGAGCGCCTGACCCGCTTCGTCCTCGGCGTCTGGGAGAACCCCGCCACCCGCGCCCCCCTGCTGGCCATCCTCCGCTCGGCGGTGAACAACGAGACCGCCGCCACCGTCTTCCGCCGGCTGATCGTCGGCCGGCTGCTGCGCCGGGTCGCCGCCCAGCTGAACCTGCCCGACGCGGAGCTGCGCGTCGAGCTGGCGGCGGCGCAGCTGGTGGGGTGCGCGATGCTCCGCTACGTGATCAGGGTGGAGCCGCTGGCCTCGGCGGACCCGGAGCAGATCGTCGCCCGTCTGGCACCGGTCGTCCAGGGACACCTCACCGGCCCGTGA
- the ilvD gene encoding dihydroxy-acid dehydratase, with protein MPELRSRTVTHGRNMAGARALMRASGVPGADIGRKPVIAVANSFTEFVPGHTHLAPVGRIVSEAVTAAGGIPREFNTIAVDDGIAMGHGGMLYSLPSRDLIADSVEYMVEAHCADALICISNCDKITPGMLNAALRLNIPTVFVSGGPMESGRATLVDGTVRTLDLVDAMSEAVNDKISDEDILRIEENACPTCGSCSGMFTANSMNCLTEAIGLSLPGNGSVLATHTARKALYENAARTVLDLTRRYYEQDDDSVLPRNIATPAAFGNAMALDIAMGGSTNTILHLLAAAQEAEVSYGLAEMDALSRHVPCLAKVAPNVAKDRTYYMEDVHRAGGIPALLGELHRGGLLNEDVHSVHSPSLADWLKTWDVRGGSPSKEAVELWHAAPGCVRSAEAFSQSERWDSLDEDAEGGCIRSVEHAYSEDGGLAVLRGNLAVDGCVVKTAGVDESIWTFEGPAVVCESQEEAVQKILTQQVKEGDVVVIRYEGPKGGPGMQEMLYPTSYLKGRGLGKACALVTDGRFSGGTSGLSIGHASPEAAAGGTIALVEDGDRIRIDIPNRSIELLVDDAELSRREQALNGVYAPKNRERKVSAALKAYAAMATSADKGAVRDVSKLG; from the coding sequence ATGCCCGAACTGAGGTCCCGCACAGTCACCCACGGCCGCAACATGGCGGGCGCCCGCGCCCTTATGCGTGCCTCCGGTGTACCCGGCGCGGACATCGGGCGGAAGCCGGTCATCGCCGTCGCCAACAGCTTCACGGAGTTCGTGCCGGGCCACACGCACCTGGCCCCCGTCGGCCGGATCGTCAGCGAGGCGGTCACCGCGGCCGGCGGCATCCCGCGCGAGTTCAACACGATCGCCGTGGACGACGGCATCGCGATGGGCCACGGCGGCATGCTCTACAGCCTGCCCTCCCGCGACCTGATCGCGGACAGCGTGGAGTACATGGTCGAGGCCCACTGCGCCGACGCCCTGATCTGCATCTCCAACTGCGACAAGATCACCCCGGGCATGCTCAACGCGGCGCTGCGCCTGAACATCCCCACGGTCTTCGTCTCCGGCGGCCCGATGGAGTCCGGCCGCGCCACCCTGGTCGACGGCACGGTGCGCACCCTCGACCTGGTCGACGCGATGTCGGAGGCGGTCAACGACAAGATCTCCGACGAGGACATCCTCCGCATCGAGGAGAACGCCTGCCCCACCTGCGGCTCCTGTTCCGGCATGTTCACCGCCAACTCGATGAACTGCCTGACCGAGGCGATCGGGCTCTCCCTGCCCGGCAACGGCTCGGTCCTGGCCACCCACACCGCCCGCAAGGCGCTCTACGAGAACGCCGCCCGCACGGTCCTCGACCTGACCCGCCGCTACTACGAGCAGGACGACGACTCGGTCCTGCCCCGCAACATCGCCACCCCCGCGGCCTTCGGCAACGCCATGGCGCTGGACATCGCGATGGGCGGCTCCACCAACACGATCCTGCACCTGCTGGCCGCCGCCCAGGAGGCCGAGGTCTCCTACGGCCTCGCCGAGATGGACGCCCTCTCGCGCCACGTCCCCTGCCTGGCCAAGGTCGCGCCCAACGTCGCCAAGGACCGCACGTACTACATGGAGGACGTGCACCGCGCGGGCGGCATCCCGGCCCTCCTCGGCGAACTGCACCGCGGCGGCCTGCTCAACGAGGACGTCCACTCCGTCCACAGCCCGTCCCTGGCCGACTGGCTGAAGACCTGGGACGTGCGCGGCGGCTCCCCCTCCAAGGAGGCCGTCGAGCTGTGGCACGCGGCGCCCGGCTGCGTCCGCTCCGCCGAGGCCTTCTCCCAGTCCGAGCGCTGGGACTCCCTGGACGAGGACGCCGAGGGCGGCTGCATCCGCTCCGTCGAGCACGCCTACTCCGAGGACGGCGGCCTCGCGGTCCTGCGCGGCAACCTCGCCGTCGACGGCTGCGTGGTCAAGACGGCGGGCGTCGACGAGTCCATCTGGACCTTCGAGGGCCCGGCGGTCGTCTGCGAGTCGCAGGAGGAGGCCGTCCAGAAGATCCTCACCCAGCAGGTGAAGGAGGGCGACGTCGTCGTCATCCGCTACGAGGGCCCCAAGGGCGGCCCCGGCATGCAGGAGATGCTCTACCCGACCTCGTACCTGAAGGGCCGCGGCCTCGGCAAGGCGTGCGCCCTGGTCACCGACGGCCGTTTCTCCGGCGGCACCTCGGGCCTGTCCATCGGCCACGCCTCGCCCGAGGCGGCGGCGGGCGGCACGATCGCCCTCGTCGAGGACGGCGACCGCATCCGCATCGACATCCCGAACCGCTCCATCGAGCTGCTCGTGGACGACGCCGAACTGTCCCGCCGCGAGCAGGCCCTGAACGGCGTGTACGCCCCGAAGAACCGCGAGCGCAAGGTCTCCGCGGCCCTGAAGGCGTACGCCGCGATGGCCACCAGCGCCGACAAGGGCGCGGTCCGAGACGTGAGCAAGCTGGGCTGA